In Takifugu flavidus isolate HTHZ2018 chromosome 1, ASM371156v2, whole genome shotgun sequence, the DNA window CACGGGAGAACAGCAAAAGCTCCATGTACTACGTGCTGCAGTCGCTCAAAGAAGACCTTCCCAAGGTGTGAACCTGTTTCCGTCTGTCTGGGCTCCTCGCTTCAAAGCTGCCAGTAATGGTGAAATCAAATACAAATGTTCAACCAAACATTCTGGAACATCACGCAACGACGAGAGAGGCGCTGCCGAATGCGTGAGATACTTGGCTGCAACGAGAATTTAGCAGCAGTGATTTAATTCTCCCACCAGCACAGAAATCCGATATTTCCAGCCCccacctctcttcctcctccgtcttGATGCACGCTGCCTTCTATTTTCCACTCCTCAGTGGTGCTCAGCCAAAGGTTGTGAGCTGTCATTAATCAGCACTAACTcgcttcctgtctccctcatgGCACCCGATGACCTCAtggcctcccccccccccctcactcggGATGTCGACCACGCCGTTGTCCGCCTGTAATGAGCCCTCATCCTTCTTTTAACCGCCCCAAATGCCCTGTTGTCGTTTCGAAAGGTGGTGGTGCAAGGCATCCCTGAAGTGGCCCGAGCTGTCATTCACATTGACGAGCAGAGCGGCAGGAACAAGTACAAGCTCCTGGTGGAGGGGGACAACCTGAGAGCCGTCATGGCCACGCATGGAGTTAATGGAAGCCGGACTACTTCCAACAACACGTATGAGGTATGCTTGACATGAGAGTCCAGGGAGGGGGCTATTACTGAGTCAATCTTGGCAGGACTCAGGGCTCCAAACGTGTCCATTCACCTCGCCTTCTTTCAAATACTTCCAGGTGGAGAAGACTCTGGGAATTGAGGCCGCCCGTTCCACAATCATCAACGAGATTCAGTACACCATGGTGAACCACGGGATGAGTATCGACCGGCGTCACGTCATGCTCCTGGCAGACCTCATGTCCTACAAGGTGTGACCTGTGGAAGTTGGGTCGCTCGTGTTTACGAACGCTCGCCGTGTTGACAGCTGATTTCTCACATCTCTAAGGGGGAGATTCTGGGCATCACCAGGTTCGGCCTGGCGAAGATGAAGGAGAGCGTCCTCATGTTGGCCTCTTTTGAGAAAACAGCCGACCATCTTTTCGACGCCGCTTATTTTGGACAAAAGGATTCCGTCTGTGGTAAGTGCCTTTTCCACGATGCTTTGCGTGCCTCTTCAGCTTAACTAGaaatcatcatcaacaacatcatcatcatcatcatcatctcctgcCTTCCCCTCCCAGGAGTGTCCGAGTGCATCATAATGGGGATCCCGATGAATATCGGAACAGGACTGTTCAAACTTTTACACAAGGCCGAGAAGGAGCCCTCTCCGGCTAAAAGACCTCTTCTCTTTGACAATCCGGATTTCCATATACCTCTCAACACGTAATTAAAGGGTGCTTGAGGTGGGATTGATATAACGCTGCTCAAAATGGTGAAGCCAATACAAAACGTGGGGTTCAAATACTAATGGAAAAGTGAGTATTTAAAGAGATTCTCATGTTTGTTTGTAAAAGAGCATCTCGCTTTATCTTTGTTTCCTCGCCACAAATTCTTTCTGTGAATTTGAAGGGTTTTTTTCAAGAGCGTGTGAAGTCTAACAGCATGTTAAGAAGGCTACATCTTTAACCATGAAGACGGTTTGTTGCTTTAGATGGTGGTGCTTCGCTGAATGAACAATTTTCCAATTGTTTTGGGGGTAAAAAAAGCACTCATTTGTAAAAATTATCTTCAGCAATCCTGAAATTTGGGTTTCTAGAGATGTTTAGAGCTGCAGATTCATTCAACTTTTTTTCATATGTTGTATTTAATGTAATAAATATCCTAAAAATGAggtttcctgtgtttttaaatcattcaGAAGCCAATAAATCCCATTGTCATCAAACCTTctgaaatttcctcctccttaactcaggaaaaactgaggtcatggtgtttggtcctgaacctctcagggatagattagatcacatgatcactctagatggtatctcattaacatctagtctctctgtgaggaatctaggagcaACTTTTGACCAAattctctccttcaactcacacattaaattagtctctagaagtgccttttttcacccgaggaacatcacaaagatcaggaaactactgacgcgacaaagttcctctttgaaaaagcgtattgttactgattctgtagttccagttactatcatagacagacaaattatcattcttagggggtcgtctaatcattaggtcacatcttagctatgctgttataggccgaggctgccggggtccagaaacatgatcacctgacaggcctctgtcaccccactgggtcatggtttcctctcctcttctctcctttcctctcttttcctcctcctcctcaagcagactagttatgctgattcttgagtagtttttctgctccccccccccccccttctctattcatttacatgtttcggagctgcatgatgacctctggccccgctgacccgctgtataaatagtgtatttttgtgtgtgtttctgtgctctgttcctctacctctcctctctacctaccctgggattctggaaagcgccttgaaacaattttgattgtaaaagatgctatataaataaagactgatttgatttgaaatattctggACTTTAATAATCtctgaaccatctgttttccCTCAGCATCACAATAAAACATCCAAATTTTCCTACCTCGCTCTCATTACGTGCTTACACACAGTTTAATGTAATCGGCGTACAGCCTGGAGGCGACCCACGCCTGCATCGGGGACTGGTTTGATTGACTTTCTCACTTTTCCTCATGTATGAACCCTCAGAAACCTGCAGTCTGTTTCTAGATGACACAAGCGGACTTGTTTTTCCCACAGGCAGTTTTCAAAGGGAAAACTGATCCTCAGTCTAAAACCCCTCTGTTATTTCATTCCTTTCCCTAAATGTCCCACTTGACATCACTTGTCCAAGCAAAGCAGCTTTGTTCTCCCACCAGTGAGTAAAGATTTCAATCCAAAGTGTGTTAAAAATACGTTTTATTCAACTTAAACGACAAAGATGACAAATGAGCGAGGAAATAATTAAGGCGTGTGCGCGTCAGAAACCACAGAGCTCCGGCCTCACAAATTGCCTATTTAACACTTTGTTTGCTTATgaatagtaaaaaataaaatctagatACATCCAGCAGCTGCATTTTAGGGGAATGATTTTATGCTGTGAGCTTATTACATATTCTCTGTGCAACCAAGCTCCTCACACACAAACGCTCCCTCCCGCAGGGAGAAATGACGCATGCAAGTGACAAATACATCATTTGAAATGCAAACACATCATTTGTACTGACAATTAAATCCAGTTAAATCGTCTGTGGGATCCCAACGCGGGAGGCCGAGGGGTCGTCTGCTCTGCTGAAGCGCATTGCGAGACCCGGACCCATGaatttcctccctcctttccttccagAAAAGAAGCTGCGGGCGGAAAACTCAGTCGCTGCTCAGCGTTTTCTGTCGCACAAGCAGCTGTCGACAACTAGGACGGCGGCGATGCTCCTCGGCTTCTCATTTGACTTGAGAGGAGGTGTTGGCAGGCAGTTCCGTCTGGATGGTGGAAATTTTCTCTCCGGTGGCTCCCAGCGAGCTGCGTCCGTGCGAGGAGCAGGCCGGGCCTTCCTCCGCGGAGCTCTGATTCTGGCTTTGGCCTTCGTCCGCCTCCACGAAGGCCTCTCGGCTCTGGGGTTTGATGAACTGCACGCTGACTTTCGGCGCCACTGCGGCGGCCGCCTGCTGGTTGGGTTTCCGGATGCAGTGGGAGAGGGTGGAGACGCAGCTCTTCTTGAAGTTCTCGTTCATGAAGGCGTACACGATGGGGTTGTTGAAGCTGTTGAAGAAGCCGATGGCCTGGACGACGGCGATGATGGTGTTGATCGTGACGCCGTCGTATTTGTTCTCCAGATCATCTGGAACGGGAGAGAACACAGCACAGCCTTGAAGAACACCTGGGGCTTTCATCGAAGCCATCACCGGCGGTTCCCGCAGGCTGCTTACAGTACTCGAAGAGCATGTGGACCGTGTGGAATGGTGCCCAGCAGATGGTGAACAGCAGGACGATGGTGACCATCATTTTAACagctctcttctttttcctgtcgGGAACAAATGAGCAACAAATGAGCAAAGCCAGATGTAATTAAATATACATGCATACAAATATTTAGGTCcttattaatttatttcaaCACTTATTTAATAATCCATCATACGTTTCTTCACATATGTATTTCCATTTATGTCTTTTATTTGCTAATTAGTGGTGGTGTCAATCTGAAGCAGGATTGATTGGGAAGGTTGCCCTTAGCAACAGGCCCTAATCAAGGTGCTGGctacatttcatttatttgttatCAGCCTTTGCTCCTCAGGATCATTAGCAAATAACTTTAGGACCCAAAGACTGTCTCTTCCTTTCATTGGACAGAATATTGGTTAGATATTTGCCTGGGTTACTTTTTTATTATACTTTGGTCCTCTATGTAGTCGGGACAAGGGGCCGTCAATATTTAATACTGTAGGAGCCTCAAATAATGTTTTGGGTCAAACTCCTGTAATGGACTGGTACCCTGTACCTCCTAGGATTAGGGCTACCCTAACCGTCCTTTTATCAGGTGAttatcagccccccccccccccctccccctccagtgGACCACCGTAAGTGGCAATTAACATCAAAATgatggaggggaggatggatgTCATTTGCAGGGATCGTGGCCTTCTTCGCACTCCTCAGCACAGATCAATCACCTCTGTGAGGTGAAAATAATCACATCAAATCTTGAGTGGATGGAGACCCTGGTGTTCCTGAGCAGCTGCCGAGCGGAGCCATTTGATGTGCCCAATTTCACAAAGTCGCGCCTGGAAAAACAGCAGGGGAGCTACAGCGGGCGGGAATACGTTTTTAGGCCGCACCCGTTTGAGAATCCTATTTATTACATTGCAGAGATGGTTCAGGAAGAAAATCCCATAGCACTCATGCATATCAAGGGAAATAGGATTTAATATAGGAAGAAAAATACGACCGCAACAATAAAGTAAAGATGCACTATAAGAGACAATGAAACGAGGTCCTTTTTATTTGATCAGACTCAGGCTTGTCCAACCTCTCCACCCGAATTTGAAATTGCGCTTGAGAACGCTTCAGTTTGTTGACTGCTGGGAGTAAAAATGTTATCCTCTAAGCCACCTTGAGGGATGGAGCTGCCAGACAATATTGCGAGGTCTACCTGGAGATCTTGCTGATCTCTCTGTGGTTCATGGTGCTGAGGACCGAGGAATCGCCCACCCTCTTGCGGATCCACAGCTCGATGCCGATGCGGGTGTAGAGGAAGAGCATGGCGGTGAGGGGCAGCAGGAAAAGGGCCACCATGATGAAGGTGGAGTAGGCCTGCCGGTCAGACAGAGAGCGCCATCTCTCCTGACAGCAGATGTGGTAGCGGTCGTACAGGAAGTCGTATTTCACCTGAGGGAGAGCGAGAGCTGTCGTCACCGTCGCACGTCCAGTCGTTACACAACAAAGATCACATGCATGTAGAAACCAAGCTAAGGGGGGTTAAACTGGGATTTAACACAACAAGCACGTGGAAGTTCTGCAACACAACTGATTCACAGTAACTGCactgattcccccccccccacacacacacacacctcccagtaAGAACTTCATCAAAATTCAACACTTTTCTTTCTCCAGGTCCTTTTGCAATAAAGACTTTGTGGCGCACTCACAGCTACGAAAATGTGAGGACAAAGCGGCGGGCCGTTGTGACGCCTACCTCCAACTGTTGCACAAACAGCATCGGCGAGCCGACCAGCACGGAGGCGATCCACACCAGCCCTGCGGGACGCAGGAGACGGACAGTGTCAGGTCCAGAGGCCGTGTGAAGGGACTGAAGTGTCCTTTTTCACACCAGATTTGCACTTTGGGATGGTAAAACTGTTTTAACGTATATATAGGGTACCTAGCATCTTGTATGCTCTTTTGGGCGAGTACTGCCTCCTCATTTTCAGCGGGAACACGATGCCTTGGTATCTCTCGATGGCGATGCAGGTCATCGTGAGGATACCCGTCACGATGGCGGTGGTCTGCACAAAGGGAACTGTCTTGCAAACCACAAcccctgcaggacacaaacAGGGGGGACGGATGAATGACAGCTGGAACCTGAAAAGCCACAGAATTTTCCGTCAAAG includes these proteins:
- the qrfprb gene encoding pyroglutamylated RF-amide peptide receptor is translated as MAAPSTEPDQEPSKITPEELQEMLRYYNLSRQEFINTYNIQPLVYVPELPYSAKTVFIIMYMLIFVMALAGNTLVIYIILKKRAIQTATDIFICSLAVSDLLITFFCIPFTLLQNISSEWFGGVVVCKTVPFVQTTAIVTGILTMTCIAIERYQGIVFPLKMRRQYSPKRAYKMLGLVWIASVLVGSPMLFVQQLEVKYDFLYDRYHICCQERWRSLSDRQAYSTFIMVALFLLPLTAMLFLYTRIGIELWIRKRVGDSSVLSTMNHREISKISRKKKRAVKMMVTIVLLFTICWAPFHTVHMLFEYYDLENKYDGVTINTIIAVVQAIGFFNSFNNPIVYAFMNENFKKSCVSTLSHCIRKPNQQAAAAVAPKVSVQFIKPQSREAFVEADEGQSQNQSSAEEGPACSSHGRSSLGATGEKISTIQTELPANTSSQVK